In one Dreissena polymorpha isolate Duluth1 chromosome 7, UMN_Dpol_1.0, whole genome shotgun sequence genomic region, the following are encoded:
- the LOC127840030 gene encoding uncharacterized protein LOC127840030, translating into MDMRDDELKLIADHMGHSVAIHTDVYRMQTSVLERTKVARALLALEDGKLQGFNGRDLSSVSLDELPEPEPEPYKAGSFEELSEPDNSYEDVPEVETEAVQKPHACTGSKNDGRKRRRVLYGKPLTFR; encoded by the exons ATGGATATGAGAGATGATGAGCTGAAGTTAATTGCTGATCACATGGGACACTCTGTTGCCATACATACTGACGTGTACAGAATGCAGACGTCAGTGCTTGAACGAACAAAAGTTGCAAGGGCTCTTCTAGCTTTAGAAGATGGTAAACTACAGGGGTTTAATGGTCGCGACCTTTCGTCGGTCAGCCTTGATG AATTGCCTGAACCTGAACCTGAACCTTACAAAGCAGGGTCATTTGAAGAATTGTCTGAACCAGACAACAGCTATGAGGATGTTCCTGAAGTTGAAACAGAAGCTGTACAGAAGCCTCATGCATGTacag gATCAAAAAACGATGGTCGAAAGAGGAGGAGAGTGCTCTACGGGAAGCCTTTGACATTCagataa